In the Roseibium sp. HPY-6 genome, one interval contains:
- a CDS encoding TRAP transporter small permease, whose product MTAVTRIYNFLIDAMAFIAGATLVWLMVSVVVSVLMRNLGLQPFAWLFTSSEYGLLYMTMLGAPWLVREKGHVHIELVTSALPEGPRRIVSRLVAFACVVVCVILAWKGLELFLKNIERGDYDTRAYYYPRWLLTITFPLSFGLMAAEFMRFVAGSELMHTGEAGIHE is encoded by the coding sequence ATGACCGCCGTCACCAGGATTTACAATTTTCTGATTGATGCGATGGCCTTCATCGCCGGTGCCACGCTTGTCTGGCTGATGGTGTCCGTTGTGGTGTCGGTCCTGATGCGCAATCTGGGTCTGCAGCCCTTTGCGTGGCTGTTCACGTCTTCCGAATACGGGCTTCTCTACATGACCATGCTCGGCGCGCCATGGCTCGTCCGGGAAAAGGGACACGTCCACATCGAACTGGTCACCTCCGCCTTGCCGGAAGGTCCCCGGCGCATTGTCAGCCGTCTGGTTGCCTTTGCCTGTGTTGTCGTCTGCGTGATCCTTGCGTGGAAGGGGCTGGAACTCTTTCTTAAAAACATCGAGCGCGGTGACTATGACACCCGGGCCTACTACTACCCCCGCTGGCTTCTGACGATCACCTTTCCACTGAGTTTCGGTCTCATGGCGGCTGAGTTCATGAGATTTGTCGCCGGTTCCGAGCTGATGCACACCGGTGAAGCGGGGATACACGAATAA
- the dctP gene encoding TRAP transporter substrate-binding protein DctP, with protein sequence MKRILMAGLVAGSTLFATSAQSEDTITAVHAFPETLIYTKSFLSFVDKVNEAGKGVVQIEVRGGPEAIGMFQQPDAVRDGIVDMVYTPGSFYGGALPEKDAMVASNLTAVETRQNGGTELIDQIHQEKMGLKYLGWFDSGVCYNLWTRNEPTFDTAGNLEVEGLKLRGNNVYNAFFTNYLGAQVIDLPTGEVYSALQRGVVDATGWTQIGLIDLKWNEFLNYRIEPCFFSTDLGVIVNLEKWNSLSDESKKILQDVAIQHEKDSVEALRAKRDEDFAALDAAGMTVVSLEGDAKANYLAAAREKTWERMKGLMAEQPGGTDNYDKLIELFYDLNAAK encoded by the coding sequence CCACCTCGGCACAGTCGGAAGATACGATTACCGCAGTTCATGCATTCCCTGAAACCCTCATTTACACCAAGAGCTTTCTCTCCTTTGTCGACAAGGTGAATGAAGCCGGCAAAGGCGTTGTGCAGATCGAAGTACGCGGTGGGCCTGAGGCGATCGGCATGTTCCAGCAGCCCGATGCGGTGCGCGACGGTATCGTCGACATGGTCTACACCCCAGGCTCTTTTTACGGCGGCGCTTTGCCGGAAAAAGACGCCATGGTAGCGTCGAACCTGACGGCAGTCGAGACACGCCAAAATGGCGGCACGGAACTCATTGACCAGATCCACCAGGAAAAGATGGGCCTGAAGTATCTTGGCTGGTTCGACAGCGGCGTCTGCTACAATCTGTGGACCCGCAATGAACCGACGTTCGACACAGCCGGCAATCTCGAAGTCGAGGGGCTGAAGCTGCGCGGAAACAACGTCTACAACGCCTTCTTCACCAACTATCTCGGAGCACAGGTCATCGACCTGCCGACCGGTGAGGTCTACTCCGCCCTCCAGCGCGGCGTCGTGGATGCAACAGGTTGGACGCAGATCGGCCTCATCGATCTGAAGTGGAACGAGTTCCTCAACTACCGCATCGAACCCTGCTTCTTCTCGACGGACCTCGGCGTGATCGTCAACCTTGAGAAGTGGAATTCACTGTCGGATGAATCCAAGAAGATCCTTCAGGACGTTGCGATCCAGCATGAAAAGGACAGCGTCGAAGCACTGCGCGCGAAGCGGGACGAAGACTTTGCCGCGCTCGATGCAGCCGGCATGACGGTGGTCTCTCTGGAGGGCGATGCCAAGGCAAATTACCTTGCCGCCGCACGCGAAAAGACCTGGGAGCGGATGAAAGGCCTGATGGCGGAGCAGCCTGGCGGCACCGACAACTATGACAAGCTGATCGAACTTTTCTACGATCTGAACGCAGCAAAATGA